From one Thalassospira lucentensis genomic stretch:
- the terL gene encoding phage terminase large subunit: protein MAQVIDRGRARCAGFGEFVWIWNAMMGLGLPDHHRAMAGWLEDCWKAGKGQLLLMAFRNSGKSTLVGLFCAWLLYRDADLRILVLAADLGLAKKMVRNVKRVIERHPLLAGLLPEKRVDWGTQRFTVERPGVLRDPSMQAAGIGANITGSRADVVICDDVEVPKNSDSAHKRAELREKLGEIAYVLSPDGTQIYVGTPHSYYSIYADEIRAETGEAAPFLAGFERFCLPILDDQGQSSWPERFPITKIEDIRRHTGERKFASQMMLEMVAPSDGILDPARLRRYGDDAVIAQANGALHLSIGDRQMMAGACHFDPSFGKGGGVPGGANEGAKGGDGAVIACVYVCERGEYWLHDMAWLTFDATRLHEADEASQICAGAAAFIKAHHLPSVRVETNGVGRFLPNILRRALKQADWAASVVEHHEAKNKDVRIEDAFSAALSAGLLHAHERIWQTPFIREMREWRPGEGRARRRGKTGQHDDGLDAVAGCLIHEPVRLPRVEKARSEGDWRPSGAAFAAQKTFEP, encoded by the coding sequence ATGGCGCAGGTGATTGATCGGGGGCGGGCGAGATGTGCCGGGTTTGGTGAGTTTGTCTGGATCTGGAATGCGATGATGGGGCTTGGTTTGCCCGATCATCATCGGGCGATGGCGGGGTGGCTTGAGGATTGCTGGAAGGCGGGGAAGGGGCAGCTTTTGCTGATGGCGTTTCGCAATTCGGGCAAGTCCACGCTGGTCGGGCTGTTTTGCGCGTGGTTGCTGTATCGCGATGCGGATTTGCGCATTCTGGTTCTGGCCGCCGATCTGGGGTTGGCGAAAAAGATGGTGCGCAATGTCAAGCGCGTGATCGAACGCCATCCGTTGCTGGCGGGGCTTCTGCCCGAAAAGCGGGTCGATTGGGGGACGCAGCGTTTTACCGTCGAACGACCGGGCGTATTGCGGGATCCGTCGATGCAGGCGGCCGGTATTGGCGCCAATATCACCGGATCGCGGGCCGATGTGGTGATTTGCGATGATGTCGAGGTGCCCAAAAACAGCGATAGCGCCCATAAACGCGCCGAACTGCGCGAAAAACTGGGCGAGATTGCCTATGTCCTGTCGCCCGATGGGACGCAGATTTATGTTGGCACCCCGCATAGCTATTATTCGATCTATGCCGACGAAATCCGGGCCGAAACCGGCGAAGCCGCCCCGTTTCTGGCGGGGTTTGAGCGGTTCTGCCTGCCGATCCTTGATGATCAGGGGCAATCGAGCTGGCCGGAACGGTTCCCGATCACCAAGATCGAGGATATTCGCCGCCATACCGGGGAGCGGAAATTTGCCAGTCAGATGATGCTGGAGATGGTCGCCCCCAGTGACGGGATCCTCGACCCTGCGCGGTTGCGCCGTTATGGCGATGATGCGGTGATCGCGCAGGCCAATGGCGCACTTCACCTGTCCATCGGGGATCGGCAGATGATGGCGGGCGCGTGCCATTTTGATCCGAGTTTTGGCAAAGGCGGGGGTGTACCTGGTGGCGCAAATGAGGGCGCAAAGGGGGGTGATGGCGCGGTGATCGCGTGCGTTTATGTCTGCGAGCGGGGCGAATACTGGCTGCATGATATGGCGTGGCTGACATTTGATGCCACGCGCCTGCACGAAGCCGATGAAGCCAGCCAGATCTGTGCCGGGGCGGCGGCGTTCATCAAGGCGCATCATTTGCCATCCGTCCGGGTCGAGACCAATGGGGTCGGGCGGTTTTTGCCCAATATCCTGCGGCGCGCCTTAAAGCAGGCCGACTGGGCGGCAAGTGTGGTCGAACATCACGAGGCGAAAAACAAGGATGTGCGGATCGAGGATGCATTTAGCGCGGCGTTGAGTGCCGGGCTTTTGCATGCGCATGAACGCATCTGGCAAACGCCGTTCATCCGTGAAATGCGCGAATGGCGTCCGGGCGAGGGCCGGGCGCGCCGCCGGGGCAAAACGGGGCAGCATGATGACGGGCTTGATGCGGTTGCGGGGTGCCTTATTCATGAGCCGGTGCGCCTGCCGCGGGTGGAAAAAGCCCGGTCGGAGGGCGACTGGCGGCCATCCGGGGCGGCATTTGCGGCGCAAAAGACGTTTGAACCGTAA